From the Pseudodesulfovibrio indicus genome, the window CCGCAAAAGGTCCTGGTCCGGACCGGGGCGAGCGAGTTCGAGTGCGCCGTGGAGTGGCTGCGCATCAACGGCGCGGACAGCGAGGAGCTGTACGCCGTGGACGCCCTTGACCCCACTCCCTGCGCCGAGCCGCCCCAGCCGTTCGGCTTCCTGCGGGAGTCATTCCGGTATCCAGGGGCCAGGTAGGACCTCCCCATGGCCGATCTCTGGCAGGTAACGCTCGTCAGTCCGCCCTATGAGGCCTGGACCTACGGGCGGCCTTCCCATTTTCCGCCCCTCTCGCCGGGGCAGCGGGTGATCATTCCCTTCGGCAAGTCCCATCGGGCCGGCATCGTGGTCGGCCCGGCGGAGTGCGCGCCCAAGGGGGTCGAGATCAAGAACATGATCTGGCCCCTGGAGCCGGAACCGCTGCTCGACGCCGATTTCGTGGACATGGCCGTGAACCTGGCCCGCCGCCAGATGGTCAACGTGGGCCGCATCCTGGAGATCGCCCTGCCGCGCGGGCTGCGCACGGCGGCGGTGAGTTTCGCCGTGGACCGCCACATGACCGAGCGCGACCTGCCCGCAACGGCGCGCCCCTCGGACCTGGCCCGCGCCGGGGACCGCCCTGCGCCCGGGGGGTGCGCGGCGGGGGGGGGGACCCTAGGGAGCGGGGGTGGGCCCCCCCGCACCCCGCCCGCCTGCGCCCCGGAGGCCCGCGCCCGGGGACCGGGACCGGGCCGCGTTCCTGCGCCTCTGGCTGGACGGCCGCATGCGGGTCCGCGTCAATGCGCAGAAGGAAGCGGAGGAGCGGTTCGTCACCCTGCTGTCCGACCCGCCTTGGGCGGTGCGGCCCAACGCCAAGCGGCAACTCCGGCTGCTGGAACACCTTATGGAGAACGGGCCCCAGTCCCTCTATTCCCTGCGCTGCACCCTGGGCGACTGGACCGGCGGGGTGGCCGTCAAGCTGGAGAGCGCGGGCATCGTCACCCTGGGCGAGCTGACCGCCGACCGGCTGGCCGAGATCGACGGCGCGGGGAGCGCGGGCGGGGACGACCCCGGCTGCGCCTTCGAGCTGACCGGCGAGCAGCGGACCGCCCTGGACGAGATGACCGCCACCCTGGACGCGGGCGGCGGCGCGCACCTGGTCCACGGCGTGACCGGATCGGGCAAGACCGTGCTCTATATGGAGATGGCCCTCAGGCTGCTGGAGCGGGGACGGTCCGTGCTTTTCCTGGCCCCGGAGGTCGCCCTGGCCTGCCAGCTCTACCGCACCGTGGCCCGGCGGTTCCCGCAGTTCCGCACCCTTTTCTACCACGGCTACCAGAGCCCGAAGAAGCGGGAGGGGACCTTCCGCGAACTGGCCGGGGGCGACGGCCCGGTCCTTGTGGTCGGCACCCGGTCCGCCGTGTTCCTGCCGCTGCCGGACCTCGGGCTGGTGGTCATGGACGAGGAGCACGACGAATCCTTCAAGCAGGAGGACCGGCTGGCCTACCACGCCAAGGAGGTCGCCTGGTTTCGCGCGGCCCGCGCCAAGGGGCTGCTCCTGCTCGGCTCGGCCACGCCCGACGTCAAGACCTTCCACGCCGCCGCACAGGGGCTGATTCGGGTCTCGACCCTGCGCGAACGGGTGGGCGACAGCCAATTGCCCGAGGTGGAGCTGGTGGACATCTCCGCCCTGGAGCCCAAGCACAAGTCCCTGTCCCCCAAGGTGCGCGAGGCGTTGCTGGAGACGGTCAAGGCCGGGGAGCAGGTCATCGTCATGCTCAACCGGCGCGGCTACGCTCCGATCATGTACTGCCTGGACTGCACCGAGACCGTGCGCTGCCCGGACTGCGAGGTGGGCATGACCTACCACAAGGGGCGCGAGCGGCTGGTCTGCCACTATTGCGGGCGGAGCTATGCCTGGCCCCTGACCTGCCGCAAGTGCGGCGGCTCGAATTTCGTGCCCATGGGCGAAGGGACCGAGCAGCTGGAGGAGGTCCTGGAAGAGCTGCTGCCCGAAGGGACCGGCGTGCTCCGGCTGGACCGCGACGCCAC encodes:
- the priA gene encoding replication restart helicase PriA, producing the protein MGPPAPRPPAPRRPAPGDRDRAAFLRLWLDGRMRVRVNAQKEAEERFVTLLSDPPWAVRPNAKRQLRLLEHLMENGPQSLYSLRCTLGDWTGGVAVKLESAGIVTLGELTADRLAEIDGAGSAGGDDPGCAFELTGEQRTALDEMTATLDAGGGAHLVHGVTGSGKTVLYMEMALRLLERGRSVLFLAPEVALACQLYRTVARRFPQFRTLFYHGYQSPKKREGTFRELAGGDGPVLVVGTRSAVFLPLPDLGLVVMDEEHDESFKQEDRLAYHAKEVAWFRAARAKGLLLLGSATPDVKTFHAAAQGLIRVSTLRERVGDSQLPEVELVDISALEPKHKSLSPKVREALLETVKAGEQVIVMLNRRGYAPIMYCLDCTETVRCPDCEVGMTYHKGRERLVCHYCGRSYAWPLTCRKCGGSNFVPMGEGTEQLEEVLEELLPEGTGVLRLDRDATRRQERLEEILGAFGRGEAQVLVGTQMISKGHHFPGVTLVVVADGDLGLNLPDYRSSERTFQLLVQVAGRAGRGDDPGRVLIQTRNPNHPIWKEILGGDYPGFFEREVSRRTVFRYPPFSRMALVRISYPADLENGPVAVGILGEVLREQGRALDIAVLGPAPAPLAMLRGRKRFNCLLKSDDWGKVRTLYAAMARSNPDPRNVRTGLDLDPLSTL